From Lysobacter silvisoli, the proteins below share one genomic window:
- a CDS encoding UDP-2,3-diacylglucosamine diphosphatase, whose protein sequence is MTSTVAQLPPRRRAVFLSDVHLGSKHCHAAELAEFLGRLRCDRLYLVGDIVDLWWMAQKRVTWGSAQYRVIEALHALRRAGTELIYVPGNHDRPIRRFCGLALPRMSIRRRSIHVTADGRRLLVTHGDDYDGVTHFGGLQEQFGDWLYYRILTGNQLLNRARRRCGLRYWSLSEFLKRQSGAAERYIARFVQAGLDDARRRGLDGVICGHIHRAGLFERDGCVYANDGDWVESLTALAEDPDGTLRLLSHHGDTLAMLPAREPQQPTRLPHAA, encoded by the coding sequence ATGACCTCCACCGTCGCCCAACTGCCGCCACGCCGACGCGCGGTGTTCCTGTCGGACGTGCACCTGGGTTCCAAGCATTGCCATGCCGCCGAGCTGGCCGAGTTCCTGGGCCGGCTGCGCTGCGACCGGCTGTATCTGGTCGGCGACATCGTCGATCTGTGGTGGATGGCGCAGAAGCGCGTGACCTGGGGTTCGGCCCAGTACCGGGTGATCGAAGCCCTGCACGCGCTGCGCCGCGCCGGCACCGAGCTGATCTACGTGCCCGGCAACCACGACCGCCCGATCCGCCGCTTCTGCGGCCTGGCGCTGCCGCGCATGTCGATCCGCCGCCGCAGCATCCACGTCACCGCCGACGGCCGCCGCCTGCTGGTCACCCACGGCGACGACTACGACGGCGTCACCCATTTCGGCGGTCTGCAAGAGCAGTTCGGCGACTGGCTGTATTACCGCATCCTCACCGGCAACCAGCTGCTCAACCGCGCGCGCCGCCGCTGCGGCTTGCGCTATTGGTCGCTGTCGGAATTCCTCAAGCGCCAGAGCGGTGCGGCCGAGCGCTACATCGCCCGTTTCGTGCAGGCGGGCCTGGACGACGCGCGCCGGCGCGGCCTGGACGGCGTGATCTGCGGCCACATCCACCGCGCCGGCTTGTTCGAGCGCGACGGTTGCGTCTACGCCAACGACGGCGACTGGGTGGAAAGCCTGACCGCGCTGGCCGAGGACCCGGACGGCACGCTGCGCCTGCTGTCGCATCACGGCGATACGCTGGCGATGTTGCCGGCGCGCGAGCCGCAGCAGCCGACGCGGCTGCCGCACGCGG
- a CDS encoding lysophospholipid acyltransferase family protein: protein MLQLERRLQERYPHWFRGRRERLARPLLRTLGRWSRFDMVDAFLAENGHLRGFAFVTAALEFLQARYSVDAAEQQRIPASGRLLVVANHPSGAIDALALLDVVGRVRRDVRIVANDLLLALEGLDGLILPVRILGGRPSADSLAAIEAALEAEQCVIVFPAGEVARLGLRGVTDGRWRRGFLRFARKTGAPVLPVRIEARNSALFYGASALFKPAGTALLAREMFARRARRIALRIGRPLQLPADGDPHRLLREVRRELHAIGTVRERAAPLGPEPLIEPVAPALVRAEVEALISLGCTLDGKQIRVGRLPAGSPLLREIGRLRELTFRAVGEGTGRRLDVDVYDSWYEHIVLWDAGATKIAGAYRIARGAQVLAERGLAGLYTASLFRYADDTVPRLAQGMELGRSFVTPEYWGSRSIDYLWQGIGAFLARHRNVRYLYGPVSISAALPPAAREQIVAYYARYYGGDAGLAESRQPFAYRAAPPQFDELDAGTAFRVLKGNLDALGATLPMLYKQYTDLCEPGGARFLAFGVDPAFSDAVDGLIEVDLERLRPKKRERYLSVGEPAAVAAPPRDEVSVASPSSA, encoded by the coding sequence ATGCTGCAACTCGAACGCCGCCTGCAAGAACGCTACCCCCACTGGTTCCGTGGCCGGCGCGAACGGCTGGCCCGGCCGTTGCTGCGCACCCTCGGGCGCTGGTCGCGCTTCGACATGGTCGACGCCTTCCTGGCCGAGAACGGCCACCTGCGCGGCTTCGCCTTCGTCACCGCGGCGCTGGAGTTCCTGCAGGCGCGCTACAGCGTGGATGCGGCCGAGCAGCAGCGCATTCCGGCCAGCGGCCGCCTGCTGGTGGTCGCCAACCACCCCTCCGGCGCGATCGATGCCCTGGCCCTGCTGGACGTGGTCGGCCGGGTGCGGCGCGACGTGCGCATCGTCGCCAACGACCTGTTGCTGGCGCTGGAAGGCCTGGACGGGCTGATCCTGCCGGTGCGCATCCTCGGCGGCCGGCCCAGTGCCGACAGCCTGGCGGCGATCGAGGCCGCACTGGAAGCCGAGCAGTGCGTGATCGTGTTCCCGGCCGGCGAAGTCGCGCGGCTGGGCCTGCGCGGGGTCACCGACGGGCGCTGGCGCCGCGGGTTCCTGCGATTCGCCCGCAAGACCGGCGCGCCGGTGCTGCCGGTGCGCATCGAAGCGCGCAATTCGGCACTTTTTTACGGCGCTTCGGCCCTGTTCAAGCCGGCCGGCACCGCGCTGCTGGCGCGCGAGATGTTCGCCCGCCGTGCGCGCCGGATCGCGCTGCGCATCGGCCGCCCGCTGCAACTGCCGGCCGACGGCGACCCCCACCGCCTGCTGCGCGAGGTGCGGCGCGAGCTGCACGCCATCGGCACGGTGCGCGAACGCGCGGCGCCGCTGGGACCGGAACCGCTGATCGAACCGGTGGCGCCGGCGCTGGTGCGCGCCGAGGTCGAGGCGCTGATCTCGCTGGGCTGCACCCTGGACGGCAAGCAGATCCGGGTCGGCCGCCTGCCCGCGGGCTCGCCGCTGCTGCGCGAGATCGGCCGCCTGCGCGAACTGACCTTCCGCGCGGTGGGCGAGGGCACCGGGCGGCGCCTGGACGTGGACGTGTACGACAGCTGGTACGAGCACATCGTGCTGTGGGACGCGGGCGCCACCAAGATCGCCGGTGCCTATCGCATCGCCCGCGGCGCCCAGGTGCTGGCCGAACGCGGCCTGGCCGGGCTCTACACCGCTTCGCTGTTCCGCTACGCCGACGACACCGTGCCGCGCCTGGCCCAGGGCATGGAGCTGGGCCGCAGCTTCGTGACCCCGGAGTACTGGGGCAGCCGCAGCATCGACTACCTGTGGCAGGGCATCGGCGCCTTCCTGGCCCGCCACCGCAACGTGCGCTACCTGTACGGCCCGGTGTCGATCAGCGCCGCGCTGCCGCCGGCCGCGCGCGAGCAGATCGTGGCCTATTACGCGCGTTACTACGGCGGCGACGCCGGTCTGGCCGAATCGCGCCAGCCCTTCGCGTACCGCGCCGCGCCGCCGCAGTTCGACGAGCTCGACGCCGGCACCGCCTTCCGCGTGCTCAAGGGCAATCTGGACGCGCTGGGCGCGACCCTGCCCATGCTCTACAAGCAGTACACCGATCTGTGCGAGCCGGGCGGGGCGCGGTTCCTCGCCTTCGGCGTGGACCCGGCCTTCAGCGATGCGGTCGACGGCCTGATCGAGGTCGACCTGGAGCGCCTGCGTCCGAAGAAGCGCGAGCGCTACCTGAGCGTGGGCGAGCCTGCGGCCGTGGCCGCGCCGCCGCGCGACGAGGTTTCCGTGGCCAGCCCGAGCAGCGCATGA